The following is a genomic window from Strix aluco isolate bStrAlu1 chromosome 3, bStrAlu1.hap1, whole genome shotgun sequence.
GTCATGTTTCTCAAAACAGACTAGCATGAAAAATGATTGCTCAGGTCCAATTTAATGACATGTAGTTTGGTTGATTTCCTCAGTTCATTAACTCCCTATTACTGGAAATTCTGCTGCTTAAGCAGCTTTAGTTTTCAGTGCCAGGTTTTCACCAGACTACCCCTTCGCattccagattttaaaatgttcatctgCATCTCATCTTAGATGAGTAGTCTGATTTAAGGAAGACAGGCCCTTtcctattgtttttttttctgatgatgttTCAGCACAGTTTTTGCATAACAGGTATTATCTGCACAAAACCTTGGACCTAAGCTGGGTATAGAAAGAGATGAGGGTATTGAAACATTTGCACACTTTGAAAGTATATTCTTTCAGTTTTATGTGGCTACCTGCAAGGTTCATCGAAGTTGTCTGGGGGTCATGTGCCAGATGTCATGCCAATGTGGCTAGACTGAAGTCAGTTGTTTATTTAATGCACCTCGGGCCCATTTCACCTAGTTCTTCAGAGACAGTGCCAAGATATTTCTTTGTGAGTAAACTGGGTGAGTGGGACACTGATAATGTGAGTCTGGTCCCCCACGTgacagcctggcacagcccaggCACTGAGTTACAAGTTCAGTAAACTTGAACCTCTTTTCTGGCTCAGTGCACAGGTTTATTGTCCAGGCCACCTGGAGATTAAAGGACTCTTATAATAAATGTGAAtatgaaggaagaaggaaaatgttggAAAGCTAAGAATGTGGCAAACTTGGATTTTTCTGTTGGCTGAGGTCATCTGTCTTTCCCTCATCACCACAGCCTTTGTTTCTTCTCCACTCTGCAGTCTCCCAGTACTGTCTCGTGCTTCCTGCTGGAGCTGTGTGCTTCCAGTCCTTCTGCACATCTCCACACCAAGGTCACCAATCCTGTCTCTTGGCATCAGATCCTTCATGCTCCTCTTCCATTATTATTTCTCCTCTGTGTGTCTTTCAGGTCACCAAAATTATAAACTAGGTGGGGAGAATGGAGAGATTGTTTTTATGGGAGTTGCAGGTGGCTGACACCAACAGACCTGCAGATAGCCAGCTGCTTTTCTAGCTAGATGCCAGGGCAATATGTGTCTCCCCATATCCACCTTTTGGGCACTACGGTGATCATACAATTTTAGCCTGACTTCCTACATGTGAAGGCTTCAAACACAGATCAAAAAACTTCTCTGGTCGTTCTGAACATTTTTAGGGAATGACTTCAGGATATTGCAGTAGGTGCCTTTAAgtggtttctcttttttccttctacagtATAATCTCTTTATGTCAGAAATTCAGTTTAATTACCCAAAAGAGCCAGAAGCCATCACCTTTGAGACCCCCTTTGGAAAGTTTGGCATTTTCACTTGTTTCGACATCCTTTTCCATGAGCCTGCCGTGGTCCTGGTGAGCGAGTTGCAGGTGGACACCGTGCTTTTCCCCACAGCTTGGATGAACGTCCTGCCATTTCTGACTGCAGTTGAGTTTCACTCTGCCTGGGCTATGGGCATGGGTGTCAACTTCCTAGCTGCTGATACACACTACACCAACATGTCTATGACAGGTAATTAATTCTGTGTATGAAAAAGCTTTATAACCATGAATCTTTATTCTCCGTTCTGCAAGGTGATTTTGCAGAAGAATATACTGTATTTATCTGAAAGGTGAAGAGTCTAGTCATCAAACTGTAAACCTGACAAATCCTGTCCCTactggttcacagaatcacagaatcatctgggttggaaaagaccttgaagatcatccagtccaaccattaacctagcactgacagttcccaactacaccatatccctcagtgctatgtcgaccctactcttaaacacctccagggatggggactccaccacctccctgggcagcccattccaacgcctaacaacccgttctgtaaagaaatgcttcctaatacctgaTTCCATACGAGGCACAGCAAAacttctggtgttttcttttcttctccctttcttaggattttcctttctttcttttaatgccTCTAAACAAGTAGTAAGTTACTGCCCCTTCTACCTGAGTAGAAACTTCTGAAACTTAGGCTCTTTCCTTCTCCACCTCTAAGTCCGTGATTGAATGCCAAACTGTATATATACTTGTAAACTGCATACATGGCTCCATTTATTCTGGCCAAATGAAAGACTTATTCGTAGCTGTATTTAACACAGTTGtggaaaagtgtttaaaaaaaaaaataattcagacctGTTGCAGTAATGCTGCTAAGAagcctgcattttcttttaagagcGTAGCACTGATTTTCTAGAGCTTAGCTTATCAGATAGTGTATTTCAGCTAGACCAGTATCTTCACTGAGCTGTGAAACCACAGTATTGGCTTGGAGCTTCTGACAGTTGCCTGACAGCTACTGTTTGTTGTCCATTTTATGTGGCTCTTTGGTAGGTATGCGTATGACAGATCTTTGGTTTCCCTCTGtcacttggcactggtgaggtctGAATTCCCCACATGGGGAGGAGTCCTCAGCCAGTGTAAATGGGGTGGGACAGCTGCTGTGTTCACCAGGATGGGCCTGTGATACTTGCCTGTGTTGTGTTTGGATGTTCTCAGTTGGTATATGGTCCCTTTACATCAATTAGCTCTGTTTcatacaggagaaaagacaactgGGGAGGCCATAAACACAACCATAACATAACATCCTCTGCCTTTGGCTGCACTGAGCAGACCTCACCCAGTGAAATAAATGCTATTCTTTGCCAAAGTATGAACTCCATATACTGAGTTGCTAATGGTCACCTTTGGTGAGACTAAAATTTctgtagtatttaaaaaatagtggATAACCTAGCAGTAGGGACAATTAAAGGACAATATgaaactttttattctttttggacTAAGTACTGTGCTCTCCTCAGGAAGTGGTATTTATGCACCAGACGGAGCCAGAACATACTACTACAATATGAAAACTGAGGATGGTCGCCTCCTTGTTGCTGAACTAGACTCACACCCTCGCCgttctcctgcctccctgcctgctgtcAACTGGAGCTCATATGCTTTGAGTGTTGGGAGATTCTCACCAAATGACCATGATTTTGGAGGACTCATCTTCCATGACTGGTTCACTTTCACTGAGCTCACTAAGCCTGAGGGGAATCTCACTGTTTGCCAGAAGGACCTCTGCTGTCATTTGAGCTACAAGATGGCAGGGAAACAGGAAGATGAAGTTTATGTGCTGGGTGCTTTTGATGGGCTTCATGTTGTTGAAGGACAGTACTATCTGCAGGTAATGATTTTTTGGAGGGGGAGTACTTATTTTAGGAAGTTTCTTTACAGGGAGAAACATTCAGCTCTGGTGGAAAAAGACAATGACTTTCCTGTATGCTGGAGTCCTGCTGTCCTATTTGTTAGCAATGGGAAATAGTTGCTAAAATGTCCAAGCTTGCTTACCTTTAAATCCATCAAATGCAGTGGAGAGGTCTCTAAACTCCTTGTAGGTTCCCACTGTGTTCACTAATTTTTTTAGTGTGCAATATTGGCTAAATTTAGGTCCTCTTTTGTGACTATCTGCAGTAAGTGTTCTGAATCTCCTCTGTAATCTTCATCAAACAGTTCCTATGAAAAAATCAGTTGATCGTATCCATCTTTATGAGACACTCTGATAATTTAAAGTCACAGAGACATTAATTTTTTGTCATTACCCAAATTATAACAATGAAGTTTACTGAAATGGCATATGATTTTTAGTggaaaaaataagagattttttattcttcctctcttttaatcAAATGTTTAAGAAGACAGTGAGTTACATCCTGGGTGAATTTGCTTAAAGGCATTTTAGAAAACCTGCTTTGCCTTCATAATCAAGTTATTGTGCCAgtagattattctttttttagtTAGTTACTTCTGTCTCTCAGCACAGCTTTTACATATCAGCTGGTGCAGAGTCCAGGATATGGGGGGAGATCTCAGACAGTGAACAGCTCATCTAATACATTTAAGAAGGTAGCTTGAATAAATTCAGTTCTTGGTGAGCTCACttggaaaatttatttcagtgattGTGGAAGCTGCCAGATGGTCTCTGCCAGTACTGGATTTTCTAGAGTAGATAGGAATTCctactcttcctttttccctcagtatttttttcttttcgtcAGAACATACTGAgagaattttattctttatttctctgcttaTTTACATTTCAGCACAGAACCATATTTTCTGATGAATAATACTTCTGATATTTGCAAATATGCTTCTTCTATCCTCCAATATCTGACACAAATAGAAAAACTCCATCACCTGTCAGCAAAACCAGACAATATCCTTTGAATCTTCACAGGAGTGCTAACCctatttcatatttcttcatGATGCCCATAAACTTCTATCAGCTGGATAATTAACTCTaaggacaaaaggaaaatgttgcCATTCCTACTTTCCTCTGTGTGCTGCAACTACTAACACAGAGGATGCTAACAGTAACAGAGGATGCTAACTTCATCACCTTGACATATATTCACCACAAGTTGAATCAAGAACATCAAATTCATATTTCCCATGGACTACCAGGCCATCTAATGAATTATCATTAACAACATGTACAAATGACAGTAAGAGGACATGTGTGTACAGCTGCACAATGTACCCATGGGGAGgactttttttcatttgcctAAAATTTCCATTCACAAACTCATCTTACTAAGACATGTGGGAAAGGAACCTTCAAACAAGAGAACTAGCAATTGGAAGAGTTAGTGGAAGTGACAGGATTGGGCTCTGGCAGCACTTGTATGAGAAACACATTATTTCTAATGGCAGTGCAGGTCTGGAATACCCCCAGTCAGATCAAAGGGTGAAAAAATAGGCTACAACTAAAAAGGAGTCACTTAAAGATTATGAAAGAAGTCCTGTGATGGTCAGCTGCTCCAACACACACTAGCTTTGATGACACAAGGCTTTCCTACCGAAGTGTTTCTGTCTTGCTAAATATGTTGTTGTCTTCTCCCTGCAGATTTGCACGCTGCTCAAATGCAAGAGCACAGATCCCAGCACATGTGGGAAGCCAGTGGAGACGGCTCAGACCAAGTTTGAGAGGTTCTCCCTCAGTGGCACGTTTGGCACCAACTATGTCTTTCCAGAAGTCTTGTACAGTGGGGTGCAGCTGGCCCCCGGGGAGTTTGAGGTAATGGGGCACCCTAGAGCTGTGTCATGCTAGGTTTCCTGTGGGATAGTAGTGGAATATACTGTCTCAAAACAGCCAAAGTGAACTTGCTCATAGTGAATAATCAGATCTATTAAACACCTTTTAATGAAGTCACTAGTTTCAGTAAGAGATATGGTCTGACATACCTTCTTCCAGTTTTGTCACATCTTTCTGAGCTCTTAGCATGTTCATGTGGGTATTCCTTTAATCATGTCCTTCTCTCACCTTTTTCAACCAGGTATTGAATGATGGCCGCTTGATAAGTAAGACAAGACCAACAAAACCAGTCGTCACTGTGACGCTTTTTGGACGGTGGTATGAAAAGGATCATCTGAAACAAGATCCACAGCCACCAGCCTTCCCATGATATTACCATAACTGAAGCTGTACACTATTAATCTTATGTCCAAATGAGATACAGCATCCTCTAGTATAACAATCCCAAttatgtttcttattttccaGTTACACAAACTTCTTATCAATGTGCTTTGTTTAGTAGTCATTCAGCAATATAATTTTATTGCTACCATTTATTGAGAAGTGTCTATTTCTATGTCATAATATTACTAATCTTATATTAGTGCAAAACAGCAgttgtctttctctctctgttttctggatttttatttttctagccCTCAGAAAA
Proteins encoded in this region:
- the VNN1 gene encoding pantetheinase isoform X2, which gives rise to MHGSQVQEQRPGHMWAASGDSSDQVREVLPQWHVWHQLCLSRSLVQRGATGPWGVREHSRSCEGPAMLPSQTLLHTAVFALTVLQALASDTFIAAVYEHAVILPDAAAEPVSPEDALALMNKNMDVLEEAIKEAAQQGAHIIVTPEDGIYGWHFTREAIYPYLEDIPDPAVNWIPCTDPTRFARAPVQERLSCMARNNSIYVVANIGDKKLCNSSDPSCPSDGHYQYNTNVVFDSEGKLVARYHKYNLFMSEIQFNYPKEPEAITFETPFGKFGIFTCFDILFHEPAVVLVSELQVDTVLFPTAWMNVLPFLTAVEFHSAWAMGMGVNFLAADTHYTNMSMTGSGIYAPDGARTYYYNMKTEDGRLLVAELDSHPRRSPASLPAVNWSSYALSVGRFSPNDHDFGGLIFHDWFTFTELTKPEGNLTVCQKDLCCHLSYKMAGKQEDEVYVLGAFDGLHVVEGQYYLQICTLLKCKSTDPSTCGKPVETAQTKFERFSLSGTFGTNYVFPEVLYSGVQLAPGEFEVLNDGRLISKTRPTKPVVTVTLFGRWYEKDHLKQDPQPPAFP
- the VNN1 gene encoding pantetheinase isoform X3, encoding MLPSQTLLHTAVFALTVLQALASDTFIAAVYEHAVILPDAAAEPVSPEDALALMNKNMDVLEEAIKEAAQQGAHIIVTPEDGIYGWHFTREAIYPYLEDIPDPAVNWIPCTDPTRFARAPVQERLSCMARNNSIYVVANIGDKKLCNSSDPSCPSDGHYQYNTNVVFDSEGKLVARYHKYNLFMSEIQFNYPKEPEAITFETPFGKFGIFTCFDILFHEPAVVLVSELQVDTVLFPTAWMNVLPFLTAVEFHSAWAMGMGVNFLAADTHYTNMSMTGSGIYAPDGARTYYYNMKTEDGRLLVAELDSHPRRSPASLPAVNWSSYALSVGRFSPNDHDFGGLIFHDWFTFTELTKPEGNLTVCQKDLCCHLSYKMAGKQEDEVYVLGAFDGLHVVEGQYYLQICTLLKCKSTDPSTCGKPVETAQTKFERFSLSGTFGTNYVFPEVLYSGVQLAPGEFEVLNDGRLISKTRPTKPVVTVTLFGRWYEKDHLKQDPQPPAFP